A genomic segment from Glycine soja cultivar W05 chromosome 20, ASM419377v2, whole genome shotgun sequence encodes:
- the LOC114403009 gene encoding vacuolar protein-sorting-associated protein 37 homolog 2-like, protein SDLVEITSIYEFPIVCRGSQEQQSQDGSSQSHSWYPPSVVSSPTSSRPVTPTASSSSLSQRPSSHVPPSKAVAVIAILKDKSVDELQKFLSDKDAYQQFLHSLDQVNIQTNVLSN, encoded by the exons TCTGATTTGGTAGAGATTACTAGCATATATGAATTTCCGATTGTGTGCAGGGGATCACAAGAGCAGCAATCACAGGATGGTTCCTCACAGTCACATTCATGGTATCCGCCGTCGGTGGTCAGTTCACCAACTTCATCCAGGCCTGTTACACCgactgcatcttcttcttcattgtcgCAGAGGCCCTCATCTCATGTTCCACCTTCCAAAGCTGTTGCAGTTATTGCCATTTTGAAGGACAAGAG TGTTGATGAGTTGCAGAAGTTTTTATCTGACAAAGATGCGTATCAACAATTTTTGCATTCGCTTGATCAGGTCAACATTCAAACTAAT GTACTTTCCAATTAA